A window from Dermacentor albipictus isolate Rhodes 1998 colony chromosome 10, USDA_Dalb.pri_finalv2, whole genome shotgun sequence encodes these proteins:
- the LOC139050965 gene encoding TNF receptor-associated factor 5-like isoform X2 yields the protein MTERWQLFEVSAEQFAGVSQSTYVPSAMASQGKRHTLCGFAEELDWRPLRFVEPIPAHRICDACGVLPRVTVFLPCRHVLCKSCYEQCVLDDGRACPLDGGQFLPEDAEWRDFPLQNLLGRKVKCWNEERGCNMVLAASELNKHFCNDCDHHSTSCPNCSETVLRSNVAAHLQSKCQDYVIAVRSTALEKSDSDRKIMMVALNANFDLRMVEMKERLDEVISDHIAQNDHLINLSRAINTVKETLLQRSIGNSTLDQRASQSTVTLSSVRAVEETLTDHRGEVRMLSAAIAYSIKELKECLEVPKRTVNKLKMLKEICDCVKDLWEAFGKVLDDAARTFSRKCTGSVAGNGEVKDTEKQGGQSAMSKEKELALSTINVMRYEFIFKGCKAMKDDAYSKGFHSYSSEKSYISGYHLSPGVYLRKEGDHVLLHPRIQLHKGVIDECLQWPFSQNIQVAVIHPSQSKQCQKVWKNSGVLKLYGRPQETSNVGCYCDTVSFRIDDLEREGYVAEDKLHIVWELLA from the exons ATGACAGAACGCTGGCAACTTTTCGAAGTGTCCGCAGAACAGTTTGCTGGCGTTTCGCAGTCGACGTACGTGCCGTCCGCCATGGCTTCTCAAGGCAAGCGGCACACGCTGTGTGGTTTTGCCGAGGAACTGGACTGGAGACCACTGCGCTTCGTCGAGCCTATTCCTGCGCACAGAATATGTGACGCATGCGGTGTGCTGCCCAGAGTGACCGTTTTTCTGCCCTGTCGACACgtgctgtgcaaaagctgctaCGAGCAGTGCGTACTCGACGACGGACGCGCCTGTCCACTCGACGGTGGCCAGTTTCTTCCAGAGGACGCTGAGTGGAGAGACTTTCCTTTGCAGAACCTGCTCGGGCGGAAG GTAAAATGCTGGAATGAAGAACGGGGCTGCAACATGGTTTTGGCTGCGTCAGAGCTGAACAAACATTTTTGCAATGACTGTGACCACCACTCCACGTCATGCCCTAATTGTTCAGAGACCGTGCTCCGTAGCAATGTGGCCGCGCATTTACAAAGCAAATGTCAAGACTATGTGATAGCTGTGAGGTCCACGGCGCTAGAAAAGTCAGACAGTGACCGAAAAATAATGATGGTGGCTCTAAATGCAAACTTTGACTTGCGAATGGTTGAAATGAAAGAGAGGCTAGATGAAGTTATTAGTGATCATATTGCCCAAAATGATCACCTAATTAACCTTTCACGTGCCATCAACACGGTCAAAGAAACACTGCTACAAAGGTCAATCGGAAATAGTACTTTGGATCAACGTGCTTCCCAATCTACAGTTACCTTATCGTCAGTTAGAGCAGTAGAGGAAACATTGACTGACCACAGGGGGGAGGTGCGCATGCTTTCAGCAGCAATAGCCTATTCAATAAAAGAGCTCAAGGAATGCTTAGAAGTCCCGAAGCGAACTGTCAACAAGCTGAAAATGCTCAAGGAAATTTGCGACTGTGTTAAGGATCTGTGGGAAGCCTTTGGCAAAGTGTTGGACGACGCGGCAAGGACATTCAGCAGAAAGTGCACCGGAAGTGTTGCGGGCAATGGTGAAGTGAAGGACACTGAGAAACAAGGAGGGCAGAGCGCAATGAGTAAAGAAAAAGAACTCGCCTTAAGCACAATCAACGTTATGCGATATGAGTTTATTTTTAAGGGATGCAAAGCAATGAAAGACGACGCCTATTCAAAAGGCTTTCATTCTTACTCGAGTGAAAAGAGCTACATATCTGGCTATCACCTGTCGCCAGGAGTGTACCTCAGAAAAGAGGGAGATCATGTGTTACTGCATCCTCGGATTCAGCTGCACAAGGGTGTGATCGACGAATGTCTTCAGTGGCCTTTCAGTCAGAACATTCAGGTGGCCGTCATACATCCATCCCAAAGCAAACAGTGCCAGAAAGTGTGGAAGAATAGCGGTGTACTTAAGTTGTATGGAAGACCCCAAGAAACAAGCAACGTCGGCTGTTACTGCGACACGGTCTCATTTCGCATAGATGATCTTGAACGTGAAGGGTACGTCGCGGAGGACAAGCTTCACATAGTGTGGGAGCTTCTTGCCTAG